The sequence below is a genomic window from Scophthalmus maximus strain ysfricsl-2021 chromosome 19, ASM2237912v1, whole genome shotgun sequence.
ATTGTAAGCACACACTGAAACAGTGTGATGGTTACCTGGTGTGATAGGTGGATGgccactgtggacagaacagcATAGTAAGGGAGAGTCTGTTCAGCATTGATCCCAGCTACAACCAGTCCTGACATCATGGCCACCGTGAAGCCACTCAGCCAAGGTTTGGTTTGCTCCTGGAACCTCAGTGCAGTAGATTTGACTCCTACTTTAACGTCGTCCTCCTTATCCTAGTTACCAAATAAAGAAATTCGATATGATTCTACTTGTGAAGAATGAAGCTTATTTTCTGAGTGACTGAGTCGGTGCAGCAAAAACAATATACTACAGTCTCTAGATCACAATCACATGaagttaaaggaacagtttgtaTCTTGAATACCATAGCTAACTCAGTTAACCTCATTAAGTACATAGGCATGTTCAGTTTTCCAAACACTATCCTATTCTTAATTAACTTGTGCTCAGTGTTCCACTTTCAGTTCACAAAAATCAATTGGCAGTTACTCATGTGCAGGAAAGCAATCGACAGTTCAGCCAAAGCTAACGTGATGCTACAGTAGTAGCTACATTTAACGCATTAACTGCGTGtttaaagatgattttttatttttgaccacAGTAATTCTCAGTTCAAGCAGTTTCacagaaaagtaaataaagataaacatttttgtgttttatatctGATCAATCTAGACTTGTTGCACAGATCTGTGTAACCGTCTGTTTCACCTGGTGAGCATATATAGTGTCGTATATCAGCGTCCACATCACTCCAGAGAAATACAGCGGGAGGCACACGGACCAATCACAGGAGCCCTGAACAGCAGACCAGCCGAGCAGCGTCCCCCAGTTAAATGTGAGGCCTAAATAGACATATCAGAAAAAGGAAGTGTTTCCTTTGATATATAGGAAACCACAGGACAATCTTATACAGTACAGAACCATACAACAATACCTAGCACCAACTGTGGCCAATACGTGATCCTCTTCATCAGCGGGTAGGTGACAACAAGAGATAACGAAGCAGCGCCCAGAGCTATGCTGTAAGGAGCAATTTGAAAACTTTGAATCACAGGGTGTCAAGCCATTAATTATATCACTCGTAAGCAAAAGTAACTTTTTGTCTGTATTCTACACATATCCCTTGACCTTGATAACATTAACACCCTGTAAATAACACATATATGAAAGGCTACTGATGAGCTAAGTACCACTACTTCAATCATGTATTAATTTCTTGGCCAAAGGTTGCCTTGGGCGGGGAATTAAACCCCAAAACACATGGCAGCGTTATTCTTGACGCACATATAGAGTAGACCCAagatagtgttttttttaatgatctagACACTTGGTTATTTCTCCCatcttgtctttctgcaaataaattcaaattaagGCTCAAGAGATCAATACCAATAACTGAAGAACAGACCGACTGTTTATATAAACCTGTAATAGTTGAGACACAAGAGAACGCCGAGTCCAAGAGAGAGCTGCCCTCCCAGGAAGACTAGCGCCTGCATCCGAGAAACCGCCCCGGAGGCAATGGGTCGAGTGGCTGTCCTGGACACCTGCACACAAACgttataataatagtaaaaataagaaatataaattaagaaaaatctaaaacatggaccgaaaacaagaaaaaatacttacaacaattacaacaaaTATCATCAGTTAAAAGACAACCATAAGATAAAAATGAGTTTTAAGAAGAGATTTAAATGCGAATACTGTCTTAGAATAGTGAGCTCCACCGCTGAGGTCACATTTACTGACAAGTCAAGATTTTGAAACCGTCACTTTCAATCAGTGAGTGCAGATATTATATTAGGATAGTATACTTCTTGCTGCAATATAGTAGTATGGATGGTGTCattgactgtgactgtgtgagtgAAGTCAAAGCTACACATCATTAATAGCATCTTATTTGATATTATGGCTTTTTAAACATTGTACTTTGAGTTTTCAACATGTGTGTCCAGAAACAATTTCCAGAAAAGAGAACAACATTTTTAGATGTATTGGACTTTCAGCTTAAGTTAGATCAAATAACTTGCAGTACAAAAGTCATGCATTTACCTTCAGTGTATGACTGTTTATCAGATTTGTGTACCTTTTTGTCAAAGTCTTTATCCCACATGTCATTGATGGTGCAGCCTGCTCCTCTCATTAGCACAGCACCTGCACCAAACAGAGTGAGCATGCCCAGATCTGGAAGGCATCCAGGGTCGGCAGCCAGAGCAATGCTCCACGTACACGGGAGGTACAGCAGCCACGTCCCTATGTTattaaacacacaacatattCAAGAGAATTAGACATGAGAAAAATTACTGCTGACACTCAAATGCAAGTTTGTTCAAGGTTGTTCAGACCTCAGGGTTAAAAATCGGTTGCATTCAAGGGTGTTACATCTAACATGGTATTAAATTAAACGATTGATTTAATCATCAAAGCTCAACATGAAAGTGCAAATTCTCGAATCTTCCAAAACATCGACggcttgaaataaaaaaatgtaagtataTGAAAAATACCAGAATTGATCTTAAAAGTAATGTCAGTTATTGCATAATATACAGTGCAGTTCAAAATTCTTGAACATTTAAGATATTAATGTCTTTAATCATCATCTGCAGCATCGAGAAGGTGTCTGCTCTGTTCCAAATTCATGCCAAGTActtaaaaaaactgcaaacaaagTGTACAGAGGAGAATTTAAGCTGAAGACAAAGAGTTCTAAAAccaaatatttgacttttttacgGTTTACTGCATTTAATATGAAGATGATTAGTAAATAAAGAATATACACgacattatttttaatgtatccTCACTTgactttcattaaaaatgaatgtacatACCAATAGGCTTGTCCAGCCTCATCAGTTGGAGGTATGGCTTGACAGGAGCTGGTGCTGAGTTCACAATCGTAGCAGCTGATAGACTGAATGATCTTCTCCCATGGTGCTGAGTTTCGCGCGGGCTGACCGAGGGGCCGAATACACCCTGGCTGTGAAACGCTCTTCTTGACACACTGGAGTCTGAGCGGAGACCATGTTTAGTCCTGgtcccttctttcttctttgtgcAGTAGTCTGACAGTGAGTAAAGACAAGGGCAAGAGGCTCCATGGTGGATCCTCCTCAGGAAGTTCAGAGTCAGCTGACCGGTCAGCTTGGCTTGCAGCATTGGTGTTTCCCCAGAGGTCAGACTGATATTatcgttttcctttttcaccTCAGGGAGTGTCACCCCTAAacgcacaaacagaaacatgcgcccacacacacacacacacacacacaatagtgtGACGTTCGCTTTTCTTCCACAGAGCAGGAGTGATTCGCTTAAACAGGCATTTCCTTTTGTGCTACACTGAATCAGCTGAACAAAGACTGACGAGTTCATGTGTAACACAGTTCTGTCTCTCTGAGCTGAAAGTGTTTGTCGACCTGATTCTATTATCGGTTGCCAGGTAAGGTACGCTAGCTTACAGGTGGTTAAAACCATAACAGTAAAAGGGACAAGCTAACATCTTAGCTTCATGTACTTCATTCTGACGGTGAAATGAACGTCGGCCACAAACTGAACcctttaaaatgtctgaaacggaacaaaatgtaaatgtaacgGTGAAACAAACTTGCACTGACGgttacaaaagagaaaatattagCTTCAGAGGAGACTGCTGAGCATTAAACAGGCGGCTCCAGGACTAGTGTTGTGATTTC
It includes:
- the coq2 gene encoding 4-hydroxybenzoate polyprenyltransferase, mitochondrial isoform X2; its protein translation is MLQAKLTGQLTLNFLRRIHHGASCPCLYSLSDYCTKKKEGTRTKHGLRSDSSVSRRAFHSQGVFGPSVSPRETQHHGRRSFSLSAATIVNSAPAPVKPYLQLMRLDKPIGTWLLYLPCTWSIALAADPGCLPDLGMLTLFGAGAVLMRGAGCTINDMWDKDFDKKVSRTATRPIASGAVSRMQALVFLGGQLSLGLGVLLCLNYYSIALGAASLSLVVTYPLMKRITYWPQLVLGLTFNWGTLLGWSAVQGSCDWSVCLPLYFSGVMWTLIYDTIYAHQDKEDDVKVGVKSTALRFQEQTKPWLSGFTVAMMSGLVVAGINAEQTLPYYAVLSTVAIHLSHQIYTLDINKPEDCWKKFVSNRNLGLLLFLGIIAGNLWKGRRETLLQNEEGTQISEIINT
- the coq2 gene encoding 4-hydroxybenzoate polyprenyltransferase, mitochondrial isoform X1 produces the protein MVLTTCKLAYLTWQPIIESGRQTLSAQRDRTVLHMNSSVFVQLIQCSTKGNACLSESLLLCGRKANVTLLCVCVCVCGRMFLFVRLGVTLPEVKKENDNISLTSGETPMLQAKLTGQLTLNFLRRIHHGASCPCLYSLSDYCTKKKEGTRTKHGLRSDSSVSRRAFHSQGVFGPSVSPRETQHHGRRSFSLSAATIVNSAPAPVKPYLQLMRLDKPIGTWLLYLPCTWSIALAADPGCLPDLGMLTLFGAGAVLMRGAGCTINDMWDKDFDKKVSRTATRPIASGAVSRMQALVFLGGQLSLGLGVLLCLNYYSIALGAASLSLVVTYPLMKRITYWPQLVLGLTFNWGTLLGWSAVQGSCDWSVCLPLYFSGVMWTLIYDTIYAHQDKEDDVKVGVKSTALRFQEQTKPWLSGFTVAMMSGLVVAGINAEQTLPYYAVLSTVAIHLSHQIYTLDINKPEDCWKKFVSNRNLGLLLFLGIIAGNLWKGRRETLLQNEEGTQISEIINT